One genomic region from Nitrospinota bacterium encodes:
- a CDS encoding GGDEF domain-containing protein yields MRKGRELGPASIIPVKTYEKRRLILLLCVLLAGGFVATSLASYFVSKSLMREALVSRELPLTSDNIYSEIQRDLLRPIFISSLMAQDTFLRDWALAGEKGDDAVTHYLDEIMKKYGMFTTFFISEKTRVYYHASGILKKVREDEPRDLWYWRVRKMSQDYELNVDPDMAHRDTMTIFINYRVLDYQGNFIGITGVGLAVDSVRGIIENYQQRYQRNVFFINKDGDVVIKAAGVYDNFKKLEQIPGYGPLTREILSADHGSFHYRRDGDTVQVNSRYIPELNWRLIVEQSEDPSLATLRQTLWLNLGVCLVVSIVILVAASLTVNYYQGRLEILATTDKLSGLYNRRAFEVLFEQSLKENERLPMTLSVILFDVDYFKSINDTYGHATGDRAIAELAKILLANIRASDIACRWGGEEFLALARDCDTKRAFELAEKLRHVVETSPMDINGETIRMTVSLGVAEHAHGESMDQLLHRADQAMYAAKEAGRNRTIIG; encoded by the coding sequence ATGCGCAAGGGCAGAGAATTGGGGCCGGCGTCAATCATCCCGGTAAAAACTTACGAGAAACGGCGGCTAATCCTCCTGCTTTGCGTTCTTCTGGCGGGAGGGTTCGTGGCCACAAGCCTGGCCAGTTATTTCGTTTCAAAGTCATTAATGCGGGAGGCCTTGGTCTCCCGCGAACTGCCGCTTACTTCGGACAACATCTATTCCGAGATCCAGCGGGACCTTTTACGCCCCATTTTCATCTCATCGCTGATGGCGCAGGACACATTCCTGCGGGACTGGGCGCTGGCCGGAGAAAAAGGCGATGATGCCGTAACCCATTATCTGGATGAGATAATGAAGAAATATGGGATGTTCACCACCTTTTTCATATCGGAAAAGACGAGGGTTTATTATCACGCCAGCGGCATTTTGAAAAAAGTGCGGGAGGATGAGCCCAGGGACTTGTGGTATTGGCGGGTTCGTAAAATGTCCCAGGACTACGAACTGAACGTGGATCCGGACATGGCCCACCGGGACACCATGACCATTTTCATCAACTACCGTGTGCTTGATTACCAGGGGAATTTTATAGGGATAACCGGCGTTGGGCTGGCGGTGGACTCGGTGCGGGGTATTATCGAAAACTATCAACAGCGCTACCAGCGGAACGTTTTTTTCATCAACAAAGATGGTGATGTGGTGATTAAGGCCGCCGGGGTATATGACAATTTCAAGAAGCTGGAGCAAATACCCGGCTACGGCCCGCTGACCCGGGAAATCCTCTCTGCTGACCATGGTTCGTTCCACTATCGCAGGGACGGCGATACGGTGCAGGTGAACTCCCGGTATATCCCGGAGTTAAATTGGCGCCTTATCGTGGAGCAGTCGGAAGACCCATCCCTTGCAACCCTGCGCCAAACGTTGTGGCTTAACCTGGGGGTGTGTCTTGTGGTTTCGATAGTGATATTGGTAGCCGCAAGCCTGACGGTGAACTATTACCAGGGGCGGCTTGAGATACTGGCAACCACAGACAAACTAAGCGGCTTGTATAACCGGCGCGCTTTCGAAGTTTTATTCGAACAGTCCTTGAAAGAAAACGAACGTCTGCCCATGACGCTTTCGGTAATCCTGTTCGACGTTGATTATTTCAAGAGCATAAACGACACATACGGCCACGCCACCGGGGACCGCGCCATCGCTGAATTGGCGAAGATACTGCTCGCGAATATACGCGCTTCAGACATAGCCTGCAGATGGGGCGGGGAGGAGTTTCTGGCGCTGGCGCGGGATTGCGACACGAAACGGGCTTTTGAACTGGCGGAGAAACTGCGTCATGTTGTGGAAACTTCACCCATGGACATAAACGGTGAAACGATCCGGATGACTGTAAGCCTTGGTGTGGCCGAACACGCCCATGGCGAATCCATGGATCAATTGCTCCACAGGGCCGACCAGGCCATGTACGCGGCGAAGGAAGCCGGAAGAAACAGGACGATAATCGGGTGA